A section of the Chryseobacterium scophthalmum genome encodes:
- a CDS encoding SusC/RagA family TonB-linked outer membrane protein has product MKKSIITLGILLSTTSFIFAQEKQSTNKATDSTKSKTKEIEEVVVIAYGTQKKGEVTGSVGKVNVSSFKDRPISRVDQALTGQIAGVKTRATSGKPGEPLEIRVRGSASISASNSPLYVVDGMVADDMANISPDDVQSIEVLKDAASTAMYGSRGSNGIVIVTTKKGVSGKPSFSFSQYYGVQTIEKKLDIMNSAEWIDYATESINKRWVALSPGNSASDSYAVRANYFNLANTTDYNLANITYMVDPRWGTDQVANIDWQDAFYRPAAIQNYQLSVRGGSQNVKYAISAAYFDQEGMALNTGFNRFNLSAVIDVNISDKWKAGITLRPSYSQSYGAAVDGKDNEAHKMLSMVPVAELSAGLYTNFWKNIRYRWAGSTVSPIGTLENTTNDTNEFRLLSTMYMSYDILPGLNFKISGGATNNFNINTGYIPTFNLVTNIPGQVSIASRRTVNYNRYLGEALLNYKKTFGSHSIAALAGYSAENYRTTSQYNRNKGFANDDLKTFNFTQSASVLNSEYTASERMLLSLFGRVNYDYQKKYMLFASIRRDGSSRFGWYNLYGTFAAFGGAWKMDEEEFFKDKTWLNNLKLRYSWGENGNDNIGDYRAFGTLAGGNYSFGGGLSNGLVPSTIRNPNLTWEKTQSSDFGFELGLFNRIDFTADYYIKKTNDLLLQQPIPYTTGYNIMWKNVGSVENKGLEFELSTKNLTGAFKWNTSANIAFNNNKVLQLGSDNAPIYTGFSSSTNIIKVGEELNSFYLYEAIGVLSTSDINNSAVAKTTGAIAGDVKYRDFNGDGKIDENDRHIVGSPTPDYYWGFTNTFSYKGFDLSVFFQGQKGGYSYALLGRAIDRTGMGTTTNVMGNWANRWRSDADPGDGKTPRLDGTTGSLLDTRWLYDATYIQLKNVTLGYNFEQELVKKLKISNLRVYVSLENVWRKDHYYGGYNPESVQSDGTDYGAYPNAKVYMMGLNFNF; this is encoded by the coding sequence ATGAAGAAATCTATAATAACTCTTGGTATTTTACTAAGTACCACAAGTTTTATCTTCGCACAGGAAAAACAATCTACCAATAAGGCCACAGATAGTACAAAATCTAAAACAAAGGAGATAGAGGAAGTAGTCGTTATTGCTTATGGTACACAAAAAAAAGGAGAAGTTACCGGTTCTGTCGGAAAAGTGAATGTCTCAAGTTTTAAAGATCGTCCTATTTCACGGGTTGATCAGGCATTAACCGGACAAATTGCAGGTGTTAAAACCCGTGCTACTTCAGGAAAACCGGGAGAGCCATTGGAAATCAGAGTTCGTGGTTCGGCTTCGATATCGGCAAGTAATTCTCCTCTTTATGTAGTAGATGGAATGGTAGCGGATGATATGGCCAACATTTCTCCGGATGATGTGCAATCGATTGAAGTACTGAAAGATGCCGCATCTACAGCAATGTACGGGTCAAGAGGTTCTAACGGAATTGTGATTGTAACAACCAAAAAAGGAGTTTCTGGAAAGCCGTCATTCTCATTTTCTCAGTATTATGGGGTTCAAACTATTGAAAAAAAGCTGGACATCATGAACAGTGCAGAATGGATTGATTATGCAACAGAATCTATTAATAAAAGATGGGTGGCTTTATCTCCAGGTAATTCAGCTTCAGACAGCTATGCAGTAAGAGCAAATTATTTTAATCTGGCAAATACTACCGATTATAATTTAGCAAATATTACTTACATGGTAGACCCGAGATGGGGAACCGATCAGGTTGCGAATATTGATTGGCAGGATGCTTTTTATCGTCCGGCCGCAATTCAGAATTATCAGTTATCGGTAAGAGGTGGAAGTCAGAATGTGAAATACGCAATTTCGGCTGCCTATTTTGATCAGGAAGGTATGGCGCTAAATACAGGTTTTAACAGATTTAATTTAAGTGCAGTTATTGATGTCAATATTTCAGATAAATGGAAAGCGGGAATTACTTTACGACCAAGTTATTCTCAAAGTTACGGAGCTGCAGTAGACGGAAAAGACAATGAAGCGCATAAAATGCTTTCTATGGTTCCTGTAGCAGAATTATCAGCCGGTCTTTATACCAATTTCTGGAAAAACATAAGATACAGATGGGCTGGTTCTACAGTAAGCCCGATCGGAACTTTAGAAAACACAACGAATGATACCAATGAGTTCAGATTGTTGTCTACGATGTACATGTCTTATGATATTTTGCCGGGTTTAAATTTTAAAATTTCGGGAGGTGCTACTAATAATTTTAATATCAATACGGGGTATATTCCAACTTTCAATTTGGTAACCAATATTCCGGGGCAGGTAAGTATTGCGAGCAGAAGAACAGTAAATTATAACCGATATTTAGGAGAAGCTTTATTAAATTATAAAAAGACTTTCGGAAGTCATAGTATCGCTGCTCTTGCAGGATATAGCGCAGAGAATTACAGAACCACCTCACAGTACAATCGTAACAAAGGTTTTGCAAATGATGATTTGAAAACGTTTAACTTCACTCAGTCCGCATCGGTATTAAACTCAGAATATACAGCTTCGGAAAGGATGCTGCTCTCATTATTTGGTCGTGTAAACTATGACTATCAAAAAAAATATATGTTATTTGCAAGTATTCGTAGAGACGGTTCTTCCAGATTTGGATGGTATAATCTTTATGGAACTTTCGCGGCATTTGGTGGTGCATGGAAAATGGATGAAGAAGAATTTTTCAAAGATAAAACTTGGTTAAACAACTTAAAACTAAGATACAGTTGGGGAGAAAACGGAAACGATAACATTGGAGATTACCGAGCTTTTGGAACACTTGCCGGAGGTAATTATTCATTTGGTGGAGGCTTGTCAAACGGTTTAGTACCCAGTACGATTCGTAATCCGAATTTAACCTGGGAAAAAACACAGTCTTCAGATTTTGGTTTTGAATTAGGTTTATTCAACAGAATTGATTTTACAGCAGATTATTACATCAAAAAAACCAATGATCTTCTTTTGCAGCAGCCAATTCCTTACACAACAGGCTACAATATTATGTGGAAGAATGTAGGTTCTGTTGAAAACAAAGGTTTAGAATTCGAACTAAGTACAAAAAACTTAACGGGAGCATTTAAATGGAATACTTCGGCGAATATTGCCTTCAATAATAATAAAGTTTTACAATTGGGAAGTGATAATGCGCCTATTTATACAGGTTTTAGCAGCAGTACCAATATTATTAAGGTAGGGGAAGAGCTCAATTCATTTTATTTATATGAAGCGATTGGGGTGCTTTCGACTTCAGATATTAATAATTCAGCAGTTGCCAAAACAACTGGAGCGATTGCCGGAGACGTTAAATACAGAGATTTTAACGGTGACGGTAAAATTGATGAAAATGACCGTCATATTGTCGGAAGTCCTACTCCTGATTATTATTGGGGCTTTACCAATACATTTTCTTACAAAGGATTTGATCTTTCTGTGTTTTTTCAGGGTCAGAAAGGAGGGTATAGCTATGCATTGCTTGGGCGTGCAATTGACCGTACCGGAATGGGAACTACAACCAATGTGATGGGGAACTGGGCAAATCGTTGGCGTTCTGATGCAGATCCGGGTGATGGAAAAACACCAAGATTAGACGGTACTACAGGAAGTCTTTTAGATACAAGATGGTTGTATGATGCAACTTACATTCAACTGAAAAATGTGACTTTAGGATATAATTTTGAGCAGGAATTAGTGAAAAAATTAAAAATTTCTAATCTAAGAGTGTATGTCAGCTTAGAAAATGTCTGGAGAAAAGATCATTATTACGGTGGCTACAACCCGGAATCTGTACAATCAGACGGTACCGATTACGGAGCATATCCTAATGCAAAAGTATATATGATGGGCTTAAACTTTAACTTCTAA
- a CDS encoding DUF7674 family protein: MKNIEKKVINENGAIEHLKVFYPSLQKEIVQLSAQDNFAGIIQTTVDHLKNLLQESKINIVNHNIKMMDWLYRNGTQNVKQIIENLFVRSFRSFKKQTDTHQWNMLYQYMPVSFQKIYVKQSKMDEILFKRH, from the coding sequence ATGAAAAATATTGAGAAGAAAGTAATTAATGAAAATGGGGCAATTGAACATTTAAAAGTATTCTATCCTTCGTTACAAAAGGAAATCGTGCAACTTTCAGCACAAGATAATTTTGCAGGAATAATTCAGACAACCGTAGATCACTTAAAAAATCTATTGCAGGAATCAAAGATTAATATTGTAAATCACAACATCAAAATGATGGACTGGTTGTACAGAAACGGAACACAAAACGTAAAACAGATTATTGAGAATCTTTTTGTAAGATCTTTCAGAAGTTTTAAAAAACAAACCGACACTCACCAATGGAATATGTTATATCAATATATGCCGGTAAGTTTTCAGAAGATTTATGTAAAGCAGTCAAAAATGGACGAAATCTTATTTAAAAGACACTAA
- a CDS encoding RagB/SusD family nutrient uptake outer membrane protein: MKSLTKSLVCGMMMLGMLSCEDDLRLEPENNITQNSFYTTELQIQQALSGVYSAMINSSSRGGYDVNFYLLASEVRSNNFNAISQNGNRDYYAINRFQDTSSTEEMEILWEDAYQQISYANMLLSRIDAVPFAVAATKEQYRSEARFLRAYAYFELMRSFGKVPLIDHPVSPEEAATIQRTDLATLYNFITSEIESSIGGLKNTYDNANKGRITKSAAHAMLGRIYLTGSGYPLNNGAYVAKAKDHLFTVIQGEGQFVTFAPNYADLFKSANDNKYHIFEIQHISGGLSQGSYLPSYVSPNFGVTDPFYNPQGSLFSSAELGVSQSLIDTYEPGDLRLPLTIKTSFIAQNGQPDQAKFFVKFREKGIVLTNRYDWPINFPIIRYADVLLMYAEVLNSQGNTAAAVPYLNKIRQRAGLTAVSTSISANDFTTALRKERRVEFAGEGVYWHDLVRWNTAVNVINQAAASLNYNFTITTNDYLYQIPLSQIQVAGYEQNP, from the coding sequence ATGAAATCTCTCACAAAATCATTGGTATGTGGAATGATGATGTTGGGAATGCTGAGTTGTGAAGACGATTTAAGACTCGAACCGGAAAATAATATTACCCAAAACTCTTTTTATACCACAGAATTACAAATTCAGCAGGCGTTGTCTGGAGTATATTCTGCAATGATAAATTCCTCATCGAGAGGCGGCTATGATGTTAATTTTTATTTATTGGCATCAGAAGTGCGTTCTAATAATTTTAATGCCATTTCGCAAAACGGAAACAGAGATTATTACGCCATCAATCGTTTTCAGGATACTTCTTCTACAGAAGAAATGGAAATTCTTTGGGAAGATGCTTATCAGCAGATTTCTTACGCCAATATGCTTTTATCAAGAATTGATGCAGTACCTTTTGCAGTTGCGGCAACAAAGGAACAGTATCGATCTGAAGCCCGTTTTTTAAGAGCTTATGCTTATTTTGAGCTGATGCGAAGTTTCGGAAAAGTTCCTTTAATCGATCATCCTGTAAGTCCGGAAGAAGCTGCCACAATTCAAAGAACAGATTTGGCAACGCTTTATAATTTCATTACCTCAGAAATTGAGTCATCTATTGGAGGTTTAAAAAACACCTACGATAATGCAAACAAAGGAAGAATAACAAAGTCAGCGGCTCATGCCATGTTAGGAAGAATTTATCTTACCGGGTCTGGTTATCCGCTCAATAATGGAGCGTATGTTGCGAAAGCAAAAGACCATTTATTTACTGTTATTCAGGGAGAAGGTCAGTTTGTCACCTTTGCGCCTAATTACGCAGATTTATTTAAAAGTGCGAATGATAATAAATACCATATTTTCGAAATTCAACATATCAGTGGCGGTTTGTCGCAAGGTTCTTATTTACCAAGTTATGTTTCACCAAATTTTGGAGTGACTGATCCTTTCTACAATCCGCAAGGAAGTTTGTTTAGTTCTGCGGAATTAGGTGTTTCACAATCATTGATTGATACCTATGAACCAGGAGATTTGAGACTTCCGTTAACAATTAAAACCAGCTTCATTGCGCAAAACGGACAACCGGATCAGGCTAAATTTTTTGTAAAATTCCGTGAAAAAGGAATCGTTCTAACTAATCGTTACGACTGGCCGATTAATTTCCCGATTATACGTTATGCAGACGTTCTTTTGATGTATGCAGAAGTTTTAAATAGTCAGGGAAATACAGCTGCTGCGGTTCCATATTTAAACAAAATTCGTCAGAGAGCAGGTCTTACAGCGGTTTCTACCTCTATTTCTGCGAATGATTTTACCACGGCGCTTCGAAAAGAAAGAAGAGTTGAATTTGCAGGTGAAGGTGTTTATTGGCATGATTTGGTACGTTGGAATACGGCTGTAAATGTCATCAACCAAGCTGCAGCAAGTCTTAATTACAACTTTACGATTACAACCAATGATTATCTGTATCAGATTCCTTTATCTCAAATTCAGGTAGCGGGATATGAACAGAATCCTTAA
- a CDS encoding RDD family protein: MEKNYRFIAISSLAISLIGILSCFYSFFRVWNGASQFNTIPEIFRILFSFSTLNLDFTNRFEHLDIWNFVFYLLLFIGSLQFIKTKGKETRFIGFVFSVIFFNAIIVLLQSTFYKFFLTKWQDVTSLQIFSIIIGYLALMGVLYVSYRVLKLIKSEKEIDVIITENKTIVTDTGKWQRFFHWVVDLAVMSLVVIPVIISLGYWLADSGILDGNETLQKFFRGRWSLYTIIFVFILIYYPISEILFGSSPGKFLTESRVVNSKAESPNSSTIFLRTLCRNIPFDALSFFSKRGWHDSLSETYVVKEKRTGFKTNKLLWILPVLAIYLLVMYFGKRFYTEYKANIEFNNTMSEKLNFLESEIKNPNTNQFFVVNDIDYYGNIKNYGFKIEKIEGSKITIKRIIGESLSESSFEQAKYLYEQQKDTAKTFVIRKYDLVNIFPNNKEELYRPVKTLEFFEPGIRYGIENVYHFNAPFLKAQISKDDNDYTNKKVTMYLHNLGASGTITNIKNQNNEIRWKTNFPLKMNNSNSSPVVIQLENYNFTEVNISKIEVLDSLNKKYSFMIKTDGLTNEISEMK, from the coding sequence ATGGAAAAAAACTACAGATTTATTGCCATCAGTTCGCTGGCAATATCCCTCATTGGTATTTTAAGTTGCTTTTATTCGTTTTTCAGGGTATGGAATGGAGCATCGCAGTTTAATACAATTCCTGAAATTTTTCGAATTTTATTTTCATTCAGTACTTTAAATCTAGATTTCACCAATCGATTTGAGCATCTTGATATTTGGAATTTTGTCTTTTATCTTTTGCTGTTCATTGGTTCGTTGCAGTTCATAAAAACTAAAGGGAAAGAAACCCGCTTCATTGGTTTTGTATTTTCTGTGATTTTTTTTAATGCTATTATTGTGCTTTTACAAAGTACATTTTATAAATTTTTCCTTACAAAATGGCAGGATGTAACGTCTCTGCAAATATTTTCTATAATCATCGGTTATCTTGCTTTAATGGGTGTTTTGTATGTAAGTTATCGAGTTTTGAAACTGATTAAAAGCGAAAAAGAAATAGACGTCATAATAACTGAGAACAAAACGATCGTTACAGATACCGGAAAGTGGCAGCGTTTTTTTCATTGGGTTGTCGACTTGGCGGTGATGTCGTTAGTTGTTATTCCTGTGATTATAAGTTTAGGATATTGGCTTGCAGATTCTGGTATTTTAGACGGAAATGAAACGCTTCAAAAGTTTTTTAGAGGAAGATGGTCTTTGTACACTATTATTTTCGTATTCATTCTTATTTATTATCCGATTTCAGAGATTCTTTTTGGGTCATCACCCGGAAAGTTTTTAACAGAATCAAGAGTTGTTAATTCAAAAGCAGAATCTCCCAATTCTTCTACGATATTTTTGAGAACTTTATGCAGGAATATTCCTTTTGATGCGCTGTCTTTTTTCTCAAAAAGAGGATGGCACGATTCGCTTTCAGAAACGTATGTGGTGAAAGAGAAAAGAACCGGCTTTAAAACCAATAAACTGCTTTGGATTTTGCCTGTTTTAGCAATTTATCTTTTGGTAATGTATTTCGGGAAACGATTTTATACTGAATACAAAGCCAATATTGAATTTAATAATACGATGTCTGAAAAATTAAACTTTTTGGAATCTGAAATTAAAAATCCAAACACCAATCAGTTTTTTGTAGTGAATGATATTGATTATTACGGAAACATAAAGAATTACGGTTTTAAAATCGAGAAAATTGAAGGCAGCAAAATAACGATTAAAAGAATTATTGGCGAATCTCTGTCTGAATCTAGCTTTGAACAGGCAAAATATCTTTATGAGCAACAGAAAGATACCGCAAAAACATTTGTCATCAGAAAATATGATTTGGTCAATATTTTTCCGAATAATAAGGAAGAGCTTTACCGTCCTGTAAAAACATTAGAATTTTTCGAACCAGGAATTCGCTACGGAATTGAAAATGTTTACCATTTTAATGCACCTTTTTTGAAGGCTCAAATCAGTAAAGATGATAATGATTACACCAATAAAAAAGTGACAATGTATCTTCATAATCTTGGTGCAAGCGGAACAATTACGAATATTAAAAACCAGAATAATGAAATCAGATGGAAAACAAATTTTCCATTAAAAATGAATAATTCTAATTCTTCTCCTGTTGTTATTCAACTGGAAAATTACAATTTCACTGAGGTTAATATTTCGAAAATTGAAGTTCTGGATTCTCTGAATAAAAAGTACTCTTTTATGATAAAAACAGACGGCTTAACGAATGAGATTAGCGAAATGAAATAA
- the thiM gene encoding hydroxyethylthiazole kinase — MENNLWNNILQVRNTSPLVHSITNYVVMNNTANAILAIGASPIMAHARSEVEEMVNISHSLVINIGTVDEYWEESILLAAKKANKLNIPWILDPVGAGATSYRDSVLSKILSLNPTVIRGNASEIIALSKASKTITKGVDSTAKSNEAVEAAKTLVQNHKSVVCISGETDIIISENQEIHLKNGHPMMTKVTGLGCTATAIIGSFIGIIENKTEAVVSAMSLLGIAGEIGAQQSAGPGNLQLNIIDKLYNITEDEFYNHLKIVKQ; from the coding sequence ATGGAAAATAATCTTTGGAACAATATCCTTCAAGTACGCAACACTTCTCCCCTTGTTCACAGTATCACCAATTATGTAGTAATGAACAATACGGCAAATGCAATTTTGGCAATTGGCGCATCACCTATTATGGCTCATGCAAGATCGGAAGTGGAAGAAATGGTAAATATTTCTCACTCATTGGTTATCAATATCGGTACAGTTGATGAATATTGGGAAGAATCAATTCTTCTGGCTGCAAAAAAAGCGAATAAATTAAACATACCTTGGATATTAGATCCTGTTGGAGCCGGAGCAACATCTTACCGTGATTCGGTTTTAAGTAAGATTCTTTCTTTAAACCCGACCGTTATCAGAGGAAATGCTTCTGAAATTATTGCTCTTTCAAAAGCCAGTAAAACCATTACAAAAGGAGTTGACAGTACTGCAAAAAGCAATGAAGCTGTAGAAGCTGCCAAAACATTGGTTCAAAATCACAAATCAGTAGTTTGTATTTCAGGAGAAACCGATATCATCATTAGTGAAAATCAAGAAATTCATTTAAAAAATGGTCATCCGATGATGACCAAAGTTACTGGATTAGGTTGTACAGCAACTGCGATTATTGGTTCTTTCATCGGAATTATTGAAAACAAAACTGAAGCAGTTGTCTCTGCAATGAGTTTATTGGGCATCGCAGGAGAAATAGGAGCTCAACAAAGTGCAGGTCCGGGAAATTTACAGCTCAACATCATTGATAAACTGTACAATATTACAGAAGATGAGTTTTATAATCATTTAAAAATAGTAAAACAATGA
- a CDS encoding nucleoid-associated protein, translating to MFTKIVVHRVGNKINGESLILSQEELQLDEGTVEMLENYFLGSFKTEETYQFYSDSYLVNNPVFSSVSEIFDDKAKFLWEAENIAKHLFEAAENPRVQGGELFIVFFEDERESDERVDKIGIFKTEKRDSFLKIFPKNGSTLSEVEGFEIEKDQGISLSKIDKAALIYNNNKESGYVLSVVDNNKNGDMYYWFEDFLKVKQRDDEYFHTQEALMVYKDYITKQLPQEFEVSRADQADFLNQSINFFKEKEEFKLDEFAAEVLKDEHVIESFNNYKTDYEQEMQINIAEEFPISEAAVKKTQRHFKSIIKLDKNFHIYIHGDRKMLEQGQDEKGKFYMLYFDKEV from the coding sequence ATGTTTACAAAAATTGTAGTCCACAGAGTCGGAAATAAAATCAACGGAGAATCACTTATACTTTCACAGGAAGAGCTTCAATTGGATGAAGGCACGGTAGAAATGCTTGAAAATTACTTTTTAGGTTCTTTTAAAACAGAAGAAACCTACCAATTTTACAGCGATTCTTATTTGGTAAACAATCCGGTTTTCAGTTCGGTATCTGAAATTTTTGACGATAAAGCGAAGTTCCTTTGGGAAGCAGAAAATATTGCAAAACATCTTTTCGAAGCTGCAGAAAACCCAAGAGTTCAGGGCGGAGAATTATTTATCGTATTCTTTGAAGACGAAAGAGAAAGTGACGAAAGAGTAGATAAAATAGGGATTTTTAAAACCGAAAAAAGAGATTCTTTCTTAAAGATTTTCCCTAAAAATGGCAGCACCCTGAGCGAAGTCGAAGGGTTTGAAATTGAAAAAGATCAGGGAATCAGCCTTTCAAAAATCGATAAAGCTGCTTTAATTTACAATAACAATAAAGAAAGTGGATATGTACTTTCCGTGGTTGACAACAACAAAAACGGAGACATGTATTACTGGTTTGAAGATTTCTTAAAGGTAAAACAGCGTGATGATGAATATTTTCACACGCAGGAAGCTTTGATGGTTTACAAAGATTACATCACCAAACAGCTTCCTCAGGAATTTGAAGTTTCAAGAGCAGATCAGGCTGATTTTCTGAACCAGTCTATTAATTTTTTCAAAGAAAAAGAAGAGTTTAAATTAGATGAATTTGCTGCAGAAGTTTTAAAAGACGAACATGTAATTGAAAGTTTTAATAATTATAAAACCGATTACGAACAGGAAATGCAGATCAACATTGCTGAAGAATTCCCGATAAGTGAAGCGGCAGTGAAAAAAACTCAGCGACATTTCAAAAGTATTATTAAATTAGATAAAAATTTCCATATTTACATTCATGGTGATCGAAAAATGCTTGAGCAAGGGCAGGATGAGAAAGGGAAATTTTATATGCTTTATTTTGATAAAGAAGTATAG
- a CDS encoding ATP-binding protein encodes MNFVECHDEPIHIPGYIQSFGYLIGIETTSLTISFFSENISDVFKIERCEDLFGKKLSQFPEVFQTVIDSDIFKDAGFLSKRENETYFDKITVAGKQYHFSVFRANDYIFLEFEAVYENPNKRITNKYDNFYIIDNEQEIWDQLLNTISNIINYDRIMVYKFMSDGSGKVISEKTNNHLESYLGLHYPEHDIPRQARELYKKKRKRIFSDVYSHPVRILSRSGKSIDLTFAASRAMSPIHGQYIKNSGASSSFSISIIIDDQLWGLVTCQNSEPKHIDLEDRVQAGIFTVLASNAYSSFKSKKELEYRIDLNEKLYALKSEFLEHGSLFESLDFNKSELRLMPKADGLAIISDNEIVTDGITPDREIINNIVNWAYENTSDNVFISNSFLKDYGSELNLNSDTAGIIIYFVERSKKEILIWFRKEFDEHINWAGNPEKKIETFSKNGEEIRTVSPRESFQVFTENIKGKSKRWSSKNQIAVHLIRDLIFETSHKQYITIKKLNDQLKKVNEELDSFSYTISHDLGTPLTVMKLNAQMLLNSLGDITDKDKNKINSIIGEIDNMAEMMQNVLQLSRAKHSEIQLETIETNLTIRKITENAKITYDSQKSMVVIKECPEVLADKTMLHQVFLNIINNAVKYSSDREQPIIEIEGTEAGDQIIYRIKDNGIGIPEENKHRMFKIFNRMDNAKKFKGNGVGLSIVHRIMNRLGGNVDYESNKDGTCFILTFQKPKFVKL; translated from the coding sequence ATGAATTTTGTTGAATGTCATGATGAGCCCATTCATATTCCGGGCTACATACAAAGTTTCGGATACTTGATTGGCATTGAGACAACTTCTCTTACCATCTCTTTTTTCAGTGAAAATATCTCTGATGTTTTCAAAATAGAACGTTGCGAAGATCTTTTTGGAAAAAAACTTTCACAGTTTCCTGAGGTTTTCCAAACCGTAATAGATTCTGATATTTTTAAAGATGCAGGATTTCTTTCTAAAAGAGAAAACGAAACTTATTTCGACAAAATTACAGTTGCCGGAAAACAATATCATTTTTCGGTTTTCAGAGCAAATGATTATATTTTTTTAGAGTTTGAAGCGGTTTATGAAAACCCAAACAAACGGATTACCAATAAATACGATAATTTTTATATTATCGATAACGAGCAGGAAATTTGGGATCAACTTCTTAATACGATTTCCAATATCATCAATTATGACCGTATTATGGTCTATAAATTTATGAGTGACGGTTCCGGAAAGGTAATTTCAGAAAAAACAAACAATCATCTTGAAAGTTATTTGGGACTTCATTATCCCGAACACGATATTCCGAGACAGGCGCGCGAACTTTATAAAAAGAAAAGAAAAAGAATATTTTCTGATGTTTACTCACATCCGGTACGTATTCTGAGCCGAAGCGGAAAAAGTATAGATCTTACTTTCGCAGCTTCCAGAGCAATGTCGCCCATCCACGGTCAATACATAAAAAACTCAGGAGCTTCATCAAGCTTCAGTATTTCAATTATTATTGATGATCAATTGTGGGGATTGGTTACCTGTCAAAATTCTGAGCCGAAACATATAGATCTTGAAGATCGTGTACAGGCAGGAATTTTTACGGTTTTAGCATCGAATGCCTATTCTTCTTTTAAATCTAAAAAAGAATTAGAATACAGAATTGACCTTAATGAAAAACTGTATGCTCTTAAATCGGAGTTTTTAGAGCACGGTTCTTTGTTTGAGTCTTTGGATTTTAATAAATCTGAATTAAGATTAATGCCAAAAGCCGACGGATTAGCAATTATTTCAGACAATGAGATTGTTACAGACGGAATTACACCAGATCGGGAAATTATCAATAACATTGTAAACTGGGCGTATGAAAATACATCAGACAATGTTTTTATCAGCAACAGTTTTCTGAAAGATTACGGATCTGAACTCAACTTAAATTCTGATACTGCAGGAATCATCATTTATTTTGTTGAAAGAAGTAAAAAAGAAATCCTGATATGGTTCAGAAAAGAATTTGATGAACATATTAACTGGGCAGGAAATCCGGAGAAAAAAATTGAAACTTTTTCGAAAAACGGGGAAGAAATAAGAACGGTTTCGCCAAGAGAATCTTTTCAGGTTTTCACTGAAAATATAAAAGGAAAATCTAAAAGATGGAGCTCTAAAAACCAAATTGCAGTACACCTTATCCGCGATCTTATTTTTGAAACTTCGCATAAACAATATATTACCATCAAAAAACTGAACGATCAGCTGAAAAAAGTAAATGAAGAACTAGACAGTTTTTCGTACACGATTTCGCACGATTTGGGAACACCACTTACCGTGATGAAACTGAACGCGCAGATGTTGCTCAACAGTTTAGGAGATATTACAGACAAGGATAAAAATAAAATCAATTCTATTATCGGCGAGATCGATAATATGGCAGAAATGATGCAGAATGTGCTTCAGCTTAGCCGTGCAAAACACAGCGAAATACAGCTTGAAACCATTGAAACAAATCTTACCATTCGGAAAATTACGGAGAACGCAAAAATCACGTACGATAGTCAGAAAAGTATGGTGGTGATTAAAGAATGTCCGGAAGTTTTGGCAGATAAAACGATGCTGCATCAGGTGTTTTTAAATATAATCAATAACGCTGTAAAATATTCGTCGGATAGAGAACAGCCGATTATTGAAATAGAAGGCACGGAAGCCGGAGATCAAATTATCTACAGAATTAAAGACAACGGTATCGGAATTCCTGAAGAAAATAAACATAGAATGTTTAAGATTTTCAACAGAATGGATAATGCCAAAAAGTTTAAAGGAAATGGAGTAGGCCTTTCAATCGTTCACAGAATTATGAATAGATTGGGCGGAAATGTAGATTATGAGAGTAATAAAGACGGAACTTGCTTTATTTTGACGTTTCAAAAACCTAAATTTGTGAAACTTTAA
- a CDS encoding response regulator has translation MKTIFIVEDETGIRDALQLLLSFENYDVRSFATVEAFNNRDQSVVPDVFILDVRLPDGSGTDLCNQIKEDEATSKIPVMIISAHAKAENVINSCNADEFISKPFDIDDVLVKIEKLTA, from the coding sequence ATGAAAACAATTTTTATCGTAGAAGATGAGACAGGCATCAGAGATGCATTACAATTGCTCCTGTCATTCGAAAATTATGACGTACGTTCATTTGCAACCGTTGAAGCCTTCAACAATAGAGATCAATCGGTTGTTCCGGATGTTTTTATTTTAGATGTAAGATTACCCGATGGTTCAGGAACCGATTTATGCAATCAAATAAAAGAAGATGAAGCTACCTCAAAAATTCCTGTAATGATCATCAGTGCTCATGCAAAAGCGGAAAATGTAATCAACTCTTGCAATGCCGATGAATTTATTTCTAAACCATTTGACATCGATGATGTTCTTGTTAAAATTGAAAAACTAACGGCTTAA